In Chryseobacterium gotjawalense, the following are encoded in one genomic region:
- a CDS encoding GxxExxY protein, whose protein sequence is MITQSQVDELTYKINGACIEVHKIIGPGLLESVYHKCLEEELKLRDIKFKSQFKIPLFYKGKELFCDFLCDFLIEDCIVIELKSVSELNDIHRAQILNYINLMKKPKGILINFNVKNIMHQGQETFVNEYYKTLM, encoded by the coding sequence ATGATTACACAATCTCAAGTTGATGAGTTAACTTATAAAATTAATGGAGCGTGTATTGAAGTACACAAAATAATCGGACCAGGATTACTCGAAAGTGTTTATCATAAATGTTTAGAAGAGGAACTTAAATTAAGAGACATCAAATTTAAATCTCAATTCAAAATTCCGCTTTTTTATAAAGGGAAAGAACTTTTCTGTGATTTCTTATGTGATTTTTTAATTGAAGATTGCATTGTAATAGAATTGAAATCTGTTTCAGAATTAAATGATATTCATCGAGCACAAATCCTTAATTATATCAATTTGATGAAAAAACCGAAAGGAATATTAATTAATTTTAATGTGAAAAACATAATGCACCAAGGTCAGGAAACCTTTGTTAATGAATACTACAAAACATTGATGTAA
- a CDS encoding flavin reductase family protein, producing MKTISPKDLNNFELQTLLQTAIAPRPIALASTIDKDSNVNLSPFSFFNMFSSNPPIVIFSPARRVRDNTTKHTLENVLNVPEVVIGIVNYKIVQQISLASTEYEKEVNEFVKSGLTMKDADLVKPKLIAECPVNLECKVIEIKHLGSEGGAGNLVICEVIKIHVREEYLNEEGNLDQKKLDLVARLGGNWYSRNNADNLFEVPKPLITKGIGFDRLPDEIKLSDVFTGNDLGMLANTEELPSGNYTSEEAIHLEAQKLLHQHQIEEAWKILECN from the coding sequence ATGAAAACAATTTCTCCTAAAGACTTAAACAACTTCGAATTACAAACGCTTTTGCAGACCGCGATTGCACCACGGCCAATTGCGTTAGCTTCAACAATTGATAAAGACAGTAATGTGAATTTAAGTCCTTTCAGTTTCTTTAATATGTTCAGTTCTAATCCGCCAATTGTGATTTTTTCGCCGGCGCGGAGAGTTCGGGACAATACCACGAAACATACTTTAGAAAATGTTTTAAATGTTCCTGAAGTTGTGATTGGAATTGTAAATTATAAAATTGTGCAGCAGATTTCACTCGCTTCTACGGAGTATGAGAAAGAAGTCAACGAGTTTGTAAAATCAGGCTTGACCATGAAAGACGCAGATCTGGTAAAGCCAAAACTGATCGCAGAATGTCCCGTCAACCTGGAATGTAAAGTTATAGAAATTAAACATTTAGGATCTGAAGGAGGCGCCGGAAATTTAGTCATCTGCGAAGTAATAAAAATTCATGTTCGGGAAGAATATTTGAATGAAGAGGGAAATCTTGACCAGAAAAAATTGGATCTCGTCGCAAGATTGGGCGGAAATTGGTATTCCAGAAATAATGCAGATAATCTGTTTGAAGTTCCAAAACCTTTAATAACCAAAGGAATTGGCTTTGACAGATTACCCGATGAAATCAAGCTCAGCGATGTTTTCACGGGAAATGACTTGGGAATGCTGGCTAATACTGAAGAATTACCTAGTGGAAATTACACTTCTGAGGAAGCTATTCACCTAGAAGCACAGAAACTTCTTCATCAACATCAGATTGAGGAAGCGTGGAAAATATTGGAATGTAACTAA
- a CDS encoding TerC family protein: protein MMLLSVLEFPDFTQPQIWISLLTLTFLEIILGVDNIIFISIISDKLPKARQKFARNIGLTFAMVFRVGLLLMINWIIGLKEPVLTLPFLEEPGTDIALALSWKDLILLLGGIFLIGKSTFEIHGKMQVHDENNKPKSAGSSLMTMVIIQIILIDMVFSLDSILTAIGLVDNVVLMIIAVVISIGIMMAFAGPISAVINKYPSLQMLALAFLVVIGVMLVAEGIHQHVSKNIIYSCLAFSLLVEVLNIKLRNNQNRKALKLNPDLNKDLSIKDEND, encoded by the coding sequence ATGATGTTATTGTCGGTGCTCGAATTTCCAGATTTTACCCAACCACAAATCTGGATCAGTTTGTTAACCCTTACTTTTTTAGAAATTATACTTGGGGTTGATAATATTATCTTTATTTCTATCATTTCTGATAAATTACCTAAAGCCAGACAAAAATTTGCCAGAAATATCGGGTTGACATTTGCGATGGTTTTCCGGGTAGGATTATTATTAATGATCAACTGGATTATCGGTTTGAAAGAACCTGTTTTAACTTTACCGTTTTTAGAGGAACCGGGAACTGATATCGCATTAGCACTAAGTTGGAAAGATTTAATCCTGCTGCTCGGAGGGATTTTCTTGATTGGAAAAAGCACCTTTGAAATCCATGGAAAAATGCAGGTTCACGATGAAAATAACAAACCAAAATCTGCAGGTTCTTCCCTGATGACCATGGTGATTATTCAGATTATTTTAATCGATATGGTTTTTTCCCTTGACTCCATTCTTACCGCGATTGGTTTGGTAGATAATGTAGTTTTGATGATTATTGCCGTAGTTATCTCCATCGGAATTATGATGGCTTTTGCCGGTCCAATTTCTGCGGTTATCAATAAATATCCAAGTTTGCAAATGTTGGCACTTGCGTTTTTAGTGGTAATTGGGGTAATGTTGGTGGCAGAAGGAATTCATCAGCATGTGAGTAAAAATATTATTTATTCCTGTCTAGCTTTCAGTTTATTGGTAGAAGTTTTAAACATCAAACTGAGAAATAATCAAAACAGGAAAGCGCTGAAATTAAATCCGGATTTGAATAAAGATTTAAGCATAAAAGATGAAAACGATTAA
- a CDS encoding alpha/beta hydrolase family protein, producing MKLNIEKNILIKNTETRDFLADAYYPEDAEKLPLVIFAHGYKGYKDWGAWDLMAKKFAESGFFFVKFNFSHNGTTIDRPKDFADLEAFGHNNFSKEMSDYDEVLNHFYNHPKIDNEKICVIGHSRGGGITVIKAFEDERIKLLISLAGVSNFKYRFPTKERFEDWKREGVMYSENKRTHQQMPHYFQFFEDFEKNERRFDIQYAAQHLAKPFLIIKGTNDEAVKDKEAFLLNEWCKTSELILLENANHTFGAKEPWTENKLPEDLEKACSKMIQFIRNHF from the coding sequence ATGAAACTGAATATCGAAAAAAACATCCTCATTAAAAATACAGAAACCCGTGATTTTTTAGCCGACGCCTATTACCCAGAAGATGCTGAGAAATTACCGCTCGTTATTTTTGCGCACGGTTACAAAGGTTATAAAGATTGGGGCGCCTGGGATTTGATGGCGAAGAAATTCGCAGAGTCCGGATTTTTCTTTGTTAAATTTAATTTTTCGCACAACGGAACAACAATAGATCGACCCAAAGATTTTGCGGATTTAGAAGCTTTTGGACATAATAATTTTTCTAAAGAAATGTCGGACTATGATGAGGTTTTGAATCACTTTTATAACCATCCGAAAATTGATAATGAAAAAATTTGCGTCATCGGTCACAGTCGTGGTGGCGGAATTACCGTTATTAAAGCATTTGAAGATGAACGAATTAAGTTACTTATTTCTTTGGCTGGCGTAAGTAATTTTAAATACCGGTTCCCGACGAAAGAACGTTTTGAAGACTGGAAAAGAGAGGGCGTGATGTACTCCGAAAACAAGAGAACACATCAGCAAATGCCGCACTATTTTCAGTTTTTTGAGGATTTTGAGAAAAATGAAAGAAGATTTGATATTCAATATGCTGCGCAACATTTAGCAAAACCTTTCCTTATTATTAAAGGAACCAATGATGAGGCTGTGAAAGATAAAGAGGCATTTCTATTAAATGAATGGTGTAAAACCTCAGAACTTATTCTGCTGGAAAATGCTAACCACACCTTCGGAGCCAAAGAACCCTGGACAGAAAATAAGCTCCCGGAAGATTTAGAAAAAGCATGCTCAAAAATGATTCAATTTATCAGGAACCATTTTTAA
- a CDS encoding thioredoxin-like domain-containing protein — MKKRSTLAMAFKAELLKTKGLGLVTIAIVFALFLPALFFTIGVFSENSRLYDGLLTKVVTKDIKESIGQFGGFFMLLFIIIAATRITQSDHKNNGWTFLETQPVSKLNIYSAKFLVLTLLSSIMFVVYFLSSTLFSNLTLFIFPQKELQMGVDFYWQFQTFSRVFLLSLCVISFQLMLSTIITGFIWPFAIGFLGFVINIVAFVRQETYDFIPYNAVQTGLKFKDSFQLNHFFNYTEYLSLFWTLLFFIIGYFWYSRRGFKNAFLNSSKAKVSTVIGIIVFVSMYFFITKPIHPQKFKDHSMISGSIQSPKPIKSVTITSQEFGDKIVQIPVINGEFTWNTKEEIPFAQYAISYEGKSYPFVFSKGDNLHFDIKMDDKQSVVVVKGTRKAEDLFSKNEKYNSSFYDYIVADKLYSDNPSLFYKEAQEQWKNELKDLKDFRTAENIYLGSDFKEYQLQKKATKMLSAFYDYQKITSFTDKKFAPEPSFITELENIIRKPSPLLYGTDTYNSWKLKQLLPKEGSVNPDSIVFVKLAAMVSGIAKDQLLSTQIIKMIKMENDEVKRNLIFQENIGGIKNLKFKNFVAKNLEIVNNQQKGKAFPALAFEDTDGKKVNMSQFKGKFVVIDFWATWCAPCKETSPVFAYQAKKNKYNNNLVFLAVSLDQDQNKWKLDLKNTRSNVKQWWLSDAKALQQLGVEGIPRFMMLDSDGKIFNANMPRPNETNFVDIIEKVSRNSTNQMVQIY; from the coding sequence ATGAAGAAAAGATCTACTTTAGCAATGGCTTTCAAAGCAGAATTACTTAAAACCAAGGGTTTAGGATTAGTCACAATTGCAATTGTTTTTGCGCTGTTTCTTCCTGCATTATTTTTCACTATTGGTGTTTTTAGTGAAAATTCACGCCTTTACGATGGTTTGTTAACTAAGGTCGTCACCAAGGACATTAAGGAATCCATTGGGCAATTTGGCGGTTTCTTTATGCTGTTATTTATCATTATTGCGGCAACCAGAATTACCCAGAGCGATCATAAAAATAACGGCTGGACCTTCCTGGAAACACAGCCAGTTTCAAAATTAAATATCTATAGCGCTAAATTTTTAGTCCTCACGCTATTAAGTTCTATCATGTTTGTGGTTTATTTTTTATCATCCACATTATTTTCAAATCTTACCCTATTTATTTTCCCGCAGAAAGAGCTGCAGATGGGCGTAGATTTTTATTGGCAGTTTCAGACATTTTCGAGAGTTTTCCTTTTAAGTCTTTGTGTCATTTCTTTCCAGTTAATGCTTTCGACTATCATAACTGGTTTTATCTGGCCTTTTGCTATTGGATTTTTGGGATTTGTTATCAATATTGTGGCATTTGTTCGACAGGAAACGTATGATTTTATTCCTTACAATGCTGTACAAACGGGTTTAAAATTTAAAGATTCTTTTCAGCTTAATCATTTTTTTAACTATACGGAATATCTGAGTTTATTTTGGACATTATTGTTTTTCATTATCGGATATTTTTGGTACAGTCGAAGAGGATTTAAAAATGCTTTTCTGAATAGCAGCAAAGCGAAAGTTTCTACAGTAATCGGAATAATCGTCTTTGTGAGTATGTATTTTTTCATAACAAAGCCTATTCATCCACAAAAATTTAAAGATCATTCTATGATCAGTGGTTCAATCCAATCTCCAAAACCGATTAAAAGTGTTACCATAACTTCTCAAGAATTCGGCGATAAAATTGTTCAGATCCCAGTGATAAACGGTGAGTTTACCTGGAATACTAAAGAAGAAATTCCCTTCGCTCAATATGCTATCAGCTATGAAGGTAAATCTTATCCCTTCGTATTTTCTAAAGGCGACAATTTACACTTCGATATAAAAATGGATGATAAACAATCAGTTGTTGTAGTGAAGGGCACGAGAAAAGCCGAAGATCTATTCAGCAAAAACGAAAAGTATAATTCTTCTTTTTACGATTATATTGTAGCGGATAAATTGTATAGCGATAATCCATCATTGTTTTATAAGGAAGCGCAGGAACAATGGAAGAATGAATTAAAGGATTTAAAAGATTTTAGAACAGCCGAGAATATATATCTTGGAAGTGATTTTAAGGAATACCAACTACAGAAAAAAGCGACAAAAATGCTATCTGCTTTTTATGATTATCAAAAAATAACCTCCTTTACCGATAAAAAGTTTGCCCCTGAACCGTCCTTCATCACCGAATTAGAAAATATTATTCGGAAACCTAGTCCTTTACTATATGGGACCGATACTTATAATTCCTGGAAATTGAAACAATTATTGCCAAAAGAAGGAAGTGTAAATCCGGACAGTATCGTATTTGTTAAATTAGCAGCAATGGTTTCAGGTATTGCGAAAGATCAACTTTTAAGTACCCAGATCATTAAAATGATAAAGATGGAGAATGATGAAGTTAAGAGGAATTTAATATTTCAGGAAAATATTGGTGGTATTAAAAATCTCAAGTTTAAAAATTTTGTAGCGAAAAATTTAGAAATTGTCAACAATCAACAAAAAGGAAAAGCGTTTCCAGCTTTGGCGTTCGAAGACACCGACGGAAAGAAAGTTAATATGTCTCAATTCAAAGGAAAATTTGTCGTCATTGATTTCTGGGCAACCTGGTGTGCACCCTGTAAAGAAACTTCTCCCGTTTTTGCCTATCAAGCCAAAAAAAATAAATATAATAATAACCTAGTTTTTCTGGCCGTAAGTTTAGACCAGGACCAAAATAAATGGAAACTGGACTTGAAGAACACACGGTCTAATGTGAAACAATGGTGGCTTTCTGATGCAAAAGCTTTACAACAGCTTGGTGTAGAAGGTATTCCTAGATTTATGATGTTGGATTCTGACGGTAAAATTTTCAATGCAAATATGCCGCGTCCCAATGAAACCAATTTCGTGGATATTATAGAAAAAGTCTCCCGTAATTCCACCAACCAAATGGTTCAGATCTATTAA
- a CDS encoding ABC transporter ATP-binding protein, producing the protein MINNIIEIRNLNFGFDKNKPILKDVNLMVPKGSIYGFLGSNGAGKSTTMRLIMGLFNDDANSVKVFDTLVSNLYPEGFNKIGSLIDYPAFYDHLSGYDNLKIVCILRNLNISRIDEILELVGLTEAGNIKMRKYSLGMKQRLAIGLALISDPELLVLDEPVNGLDPNGMKEVRELLIKLNQEYGVTVFISSHLLLEIEKMVTHIGIISNGEIKFQGSKEDLNELYRFQKTKFSLKNAKNFEALLAENYQVEFKNETDCEIVTNSPKQISEINKILVDHGAEIHQISPAGGLEEWFMEISKQN; encoded by the coding sequence ATGATCAACAATATAATTGAAATTAGAAATTTGAATTTTGGCTTCGATAAAAATAAACCGATATTAAAAGATGTCAATTTAATGGTACCGAAAGGATCGATCTATGGTTTTCTGGGTTCCAACGGTGCTGGAAAATCCACAACGATGCGATTGATAATGGGACTTTTTAATGATGATGCAAATTCTGTAAAAGTATTTGATACGTTAGTTTCAAATTTGTATCCGGAAGGTTTTAATAAAATTGGTTCACTCATCGATTATCCCGCTTTTTACGATCATCTTTCCGGCTATGATAATTTAAAGATCGTATGTATTTTGAGGAACTTGAACATTAGTAGAATAGATGAAATTTTAGAGCTGGTCGGACTAACAGAGGCGGGAAATATAAAAATGAGAAAATATTCTCTGGGCATGAAACAACGATTAGCAATTGGTTTGGCTTTAATCAGCGATCCTGAACTGCTGGTTTTAGATGAGCCCGTAAATGGATTGGATCCGAATGGAATGAAGGAAGTTCGGGAACTACTGATTAAATTAAATCAGGAATATGGCGTCACAGTTTTTATTTCAAGTCACTTGCTTTTAGAAATCGAAAAAATGGTAACACACATTGGTATCATTTCAAATGGTGAGATAAAATTTCAAGGCAGTAAAGAGGATCTTAATGAACTCTACCGATTTCAGAAGACAAAATTCAGCTTGAAAAATGCCAAAAACTTTGAAGCGCTTTTAGCAGAAAATTATCAGGTAGAATTTAAAAATGAGACGGATTGTGAAATCGTAACCAATTCACCCAAGCAGATCTCTGAGATCAATAAAATTTTAGTAGATCATGGCGCAGAGATTCATCAAATCTCTCCTGCAGGAGGTTTAGAAGAATGGTTCATGGAAATTTCAAAACAAAATTAG
- a CDS encoding M13 family metallopeptidase, with protein MKRITIAALAFTGVVLLNSCTTAKVATTETETTVTTAEKPAPTKDEGINLAYMDTSVRPQDNFFNYVNGNWMKTAEIPSDKTSWGSFNALREDVDNASLGILDKILADKFAAGSEGQKIQNLYGTFMDWNKRNADGINPVKGDLQKIDQIKTVAQLQSYLTEATKTGDNPFYAWRVSPDMKNSVMNAVYFGGASLGLGRDYYQKDNEANSKTLAEYKNYLAQLFTIIGQKNADQTAQNVVNFEKKLAKDLLTNEQNRDANLRYNPKTLPELSKLVKNVNLPKYLSDAGVKTDKVIVSELKYYQDMDSWMTDKNLPLIKEYMKARLIAGNAGNLDKQLDDLNFNFFSKYLQGQQEQRAMNKRGLGVINGVLGEAFGKLYVDQYFPAEAKQQMETYIGYLKKSFQQHIAENDWMSPETKVKAQEKLSKFSVKIAYPDTWKDYSKLQLTGPAEGGTYYKNLQNITEWSYAKNLAKVGKPVDKTEWGMSPQTVNAYYSGSNNEIVFPAAILQPPFFNFKADPAVNFGGIGAVIGHEIGHGFDDSGSRFDGDGNLNNWWTDADRKNFDAKVGQLAAQYDKYEPVKGSFVNGKFTSGENIGDLGGVAVAYTALQMYLKDHGNPGLISGFTQDQRFFMSWATVWRTKSTEQYMVNQVKTDPHSPGYFRAFAPLVNQDSFYKAFDITPADELYKAPNDRIKIW; from the coding sequence ATGAAAAGAATTACCATCGCTGCGCTCGCTTTTACGGGAGTTGTTTTACTAAATTCATGTACAACTGCGAAAGTTGCAACTACAGAAACAGAAACGACAGTAACTACTGCTGAAAAGCCCGCACCGACCAAAGATGAGGGAATCAATCTTGCCTATATGGACACCTCGGTTCGTCCGCAGGATAATTTCTTTAATTATGTCAATGGGAACTGGATGAAAACTGCCGAAATCCCTTCTGATAAAACAAGCTGGGGAAGTTTCAACGCTTTGAGAGAAGATGTTGACAATGCTTCTTTAGGAATTTTAGATAAAATATTAGCCGACAAATTTGCAGCGGGTTCCGAAGGTCAGAAAATCCAAAATCTGTACGGAACATTTATGGACTGGAACAAGCGAAATGCTGACGGAATTAATCCTGTTAAAGGTGATTTGCAAAAGATTGATCAAATCAAAACTGTTGCACAGTTACAAAGCTATTTAACAGAAGCAACCAAAACCGGAGATAATCCTTTCTACGCCTGGCGGGTAAGTCCGGATATGAAAAACTCCGTGATGAATGCTGTTTACTTTGGTGGCGCATCATTAGGTTTAGGCCGTGACTATTATCAAAAAGACAACGAAGCGAATAGCAAAACGTTGGCGGAATATAAAAATTACCTTGCGCAGTTGTTTACCATTATTGGTCAGAAAAACGCAGATCAAACGGCACAGAACGTTGTGAATTTCGAAAAGAAACTGGCGAAAGATCTTTTGACCAACGAGCAGAACCGCGATGCGAATCTTCGGTACAATCCGAAAACATTGCCTGAGCTTTCAAAATTGGTTAAGAATGTTAACTTGCCAAAATACCTGTCCGATGCCGGGGTGAAAACTGACAAAGTAATCGTAAGCGAGTTGAAATATTACCAGGATATGGATAGCTGGATGACCGATAAAAACCTTCCGCTGATCAAAGAATATATGAAAGCCAGATTGATTGCTGGTAACGCAGGTAATCTTGACAAGCAATTGGATGATTTGAATTTTAATTTCTTTTCTAAATATCTCCAGGGCCAGCAAGAGCAAAGAGCCATGAACAAAAGAGGTTTAGGCGTTATTAATGGAGTCTTGGGCGAAGCTTTTGGTAAATTGTATGTGGACCAATACTTCCCGGCTGAAGCGAAACAGCAGATGGAAACCTATATCGGTTATTTGAAAAAATCATTCCAGCAGCATATTGCAGAAAATGATTGGATGTCGCCCGAAACGAAAGTTAAAGCACAGGAAAAATTATCAAAATTCTCTGTGAAAATCGCTTATCCCGATACCTGGAAAGATTATTCTAAACTGCAATTGACCGGACCGGCCGAAGGTGGAACGTATTATAAAAACTTACAGAATATCACCGAATGGTCTTATGCAAAGAATTTAGCTAAAGTTGGAAAGCCAGTTGACAAAACCGAATGGGGAATGTCGCCGCAAACCGTGAACGCTTATTACAGTGGTTCTAACAACGAAATCGTGTTTCCAGCAGCTATTCTTCAGCCTCCTTTCTTTAACTTCAAAGCAGATCCTGCGGTTAACTTCGGTGGAATTGGGGCGGTAATCGGTCACGAGATTGGTCACGGTTTCGATGATTCCGGTTCAAGATTTGACGGTGATGGAAATTTGAATAATTGGTGGACAGATGCTGACCGTAAAAACTTCGATGCAAAAGTGGGACAACTTGCTGCGCAATACGATAAATACGAACCGGTGAAAGGAAGTTTCGTTAACGGTAAATTTACCAGCGGCGAAAATATCGGTGATCTGGGTGGAGTAGCAGTTGCTTATACGGCGCTTCAAATGTATTTGAAAGATCATGGAAATCCGGGATTAATCAGTGGATTTACACAGGATCAAAGATTCTTTATGAGTTGGGCAACGGTTTGGAGAACAAAGTCTACAGAGCAATATATGGTGAATCAGGTGAAAACCGATCCGCACTCGCCAGGTTATTTCCGTGCGTTTGCGCCTTTGGTGAATCAGGATTCATTCTACAAAGCGTTCGACATCACACCGGCTGATGAATTGTATAAAGCACCAAATGACAGAATAAAGATCTGGTAA